GGCACCGGCATCACCGCCGCGATCCTGGCCCTCCTCGGTGGCCTGTTCCACCTCATCGGCGTGGCCGGTGGCGCGGTGATGCTCGCCGGCGACGACGACCTGGCGCGTGGGCTGCTCACGTTCGCCGCGCACCTGGTGCTCGCCGCGACCCTCGTCACCGGCGGGGTCGGGCTGATCCTGCCCAGGGAGTTCGGCCGCGCCGCGACCATCGCCGGGTCGGCCGCGGCGCTCGCGGTGTACCTGCTGGTGCTGGTGCTCGGCGCGTTCGGCGTGTACTTCCTCGGGCTGGTCGACGGGGACGTGCCGCTGGTCTACATCGCCGTGTTGTGCGTCCCGGCGGTCGGCACGCTGGTGCTGGCGAGCCTGCCGCCCACCGGGCGGTGGGTGGCGCGCGGCTGGTCGTAGGCTGGGGCAATGACCCACGACCTCTCCTCCGCAGGCTTCGAGACACGCGCCATCCACGCAGGTCAGGAGCCTGACCCGCGGACGGGTGCGGTCATCGTGCCGATCTACCAGACCTCGACCTACGCACAGGACGGTGTCGGCGCCACCCGTGAGGGTGACTACGAGTACTCGCGCACGGCGAACCCGACGCGCACCGCGCTGGAGGAGGCGCTCGCCTCGCTGGAGGGTGCCCGGCACGGCCTGGCGTTCGCGTCCGGCATGGCCGCCACCGACGCGGTGCTGCGGACCGTGCTGCGCCCGGGCGACCACCTGGTGCTGGGCAACGACGCGTACGGCGGCACTTTCCGGCTGATCGACAAGGTCCTCAAGCTGTGGGGCGTCGAGTACGGCATCGCGGACCTGTCGAACGCGGACGAGGTGCGCGCCGCGATCCAGCCCGAGACGAAGCTGATCTGGTGCGAGTCGCCGTCCAACCCGCTGCTGGGCATCGCGGACCTGGCGGTGCTGGCGGAGATCGCGCACGGCGCCGGTGCCCGGCTCGTCGTGGACAACACGTTCGCCACGCCCTACCTGCAGACGCCGCTGGCGCTCGGGGCGGACATCGTCGTGCACTCGACCACGAAGTACCTGGGCGGCCACTCGGACGTCGTCGGCGGCGCGGTGCTCACCAACGAGGACGAGCTGCGGGAGAACCTGTTCTTCCTGCGCAACGCGGCCGGCGCGGTGCCCGGCCCGTTCGACGCCTGGCTGACCCTGCGTGGCCTGAAGACGCTCGCCGTCCGGATGGACCGGCACTGCGACAACGCCGAGCAGATCGCCGAGATGCTGGTGGCGCACCCGAAGGTCGCCGAGGTCTACTACCCGGGCCTGCCCGGGCACCCGGGCCACGACCTCGCGGCCAAGCAGATGCGCCGGTTCGGCGGCATGGTCTCCTTCCGTCACGCCGACGGTCACCAGGCCGCCCTGGACGCCGCGGCGCGCACGTCGCTGTTCATCCTGGCCGAGTCGCTCGGCGGCATCGAATCGCTCATCGAGCACCCGGGCCAGATGACGCACGCGAGCGTCGTCGGCTCGATGCTCCAGGTGCCGGAGGACCTGCTGCGGTTGTCCGTGGGCATCGAAGACGCCCGTGACCTGAGCGACGACCTCCGCTCCGCGCTGGGCTGAGGCGTGTTCCGCCTGTGGCTTGCGCCGCGGGGCGGGTAGCGGAACCACGCGTGCCGGTTAGCGGCCCACCCGCCCGCGGCTCCGCCGCTTGGGCAACCGCCCAACACGGCGCCGCAACCGCCCAACACGGCGCCGCCAGCGGCAAACACGGCGCCGCCAGCGGCAAACACGGCGCCGCCAGCGGCAAACACGCGGGTGGCCGCCGTGTTCGCCGTTCCGGGTGGCGTGTTGGCCCCTGCGGGTGGCGTGTTTGCCGTTCCGGGCGGTGTGTTTGCCGTTCGGATTGTGGCGCCGGACCGGGGAGACGAGCCTCCGGATCCGCGGCTTCGGTCGTCGGTGCGCGGCACGCCGGGAGCGTCAGGGGCGGTAGTTGTTCAGCTCGGCGGTTTTCGCCTCGCCCGGCGTGGTGCCGGTGCGGATGCTGTGCAGGTCCGTCCGGTCGACGCAGCCGCCGACCAGTTCCACGTAGTTGTCGTGGCGGATGTACTGGCCGGGATCGCCGCAGCCGGCCCGGTCCACCGTGTAGACGGCCGCGCCGGTGAGGGCCAGCGCCGAGGTCACGCCCGCGACCAGCGGCAGCAGTCCGGCCGCACGCGTGGCACGCCGGACTCTGCTGCCCGTTTCGCTCCGCGCTGGCATGGCTACTCCCGATTCGCCGTCCTGACCGGCTCCAGGGTACCGAAACCGCCGCCGCCGGAGTGGCATGATCCGGGATATGGATCTGGTGGACGTCGAACGCATCCGTGCGGCGCGGAAGCTCCTCGCGGGCATCACCCGCGTGACCCCCATGGAGCACGCGCGGGATCTGGAAAAGTCACACGGCGGGCCGGTCCACCTCAAGTGCGAGAACCTGCAACGCACCGGTTCGTTCAAGATCCGCGGTGCCTACACGCGGCTGCACGGCCTGAGCGCGGAGGAGCGGGCCCGCGGGGTGGTCGCCGCCAGCGCGGGCAACCACGCGCAGGGGGTGGCGCTCGCGGCGTCGCTGCTGGGCATCTCGTCGACGGTGTTCATGCCCACCCGTGCCCCGCTGCCGAAGCTGGCCGCCACCCGCGGGTACGGCGCGGACGTGCACCTGCACGGTGACGTGCTGGAGGAGGCCCTCGCCGAGGCGATCGCGTTCGCCGACCGGACCGGGGCGGTGTTCATCCACCCCTTCGACCACCCCGACATCATCGCCGGGCAGGGCACGGTCGGTCTGGAAATCCTGGAGCAGGTACCGGAAGCGGCCACGGTCCTGGTGCCCACCGGCGGGGGCGGGCTCGTCGGAGGCGTGGCGTGCGCGGTGAAGGCGTCGCGGCCGGACGTGCGGGTGGTCGCGGTGCAGGCCGAGGACGCCGCGGCGTACCCCCCGTCGCTCGCCGCGGGAGGACCGGTGCGGTTGCGCGAGATGCAGACCATGGCCGACGGGATCGCGGTCGGCCAGCCCGGCCCGGTGAGCTACGCGCACGTGGCGGCGAAGGTCGATGACGTCCTCACGGTGTCGGAGGAATCGCTGTCCCGCGCCGTGCTGCTGTGCCTGGAACGGCGCAAGCTGGTGGTCGAGCCCGCGGGCGCGGCGGCGGTCGCCGCCCTGTTGCAGTACCCGGGCGAGTTCGCGGCGCCGGTGGTGGCTGTGGTCTCCGGTGGGAACGTGGACCCGTTGCTGCTGCTGCAGATCATCCAGCACGGCATGACCGCCGGCGGGCGCTACCTCGCGCTGCGGCTGCGCGTGCCGGACCGGCCGGGCTCGCTGGTGTCGGTGCTGTCCCGGGTGCGGGACCTCGGCGCGAACGTCCTCGACGTCGAACACTCGCGGATCTCCGGAGCACTGGCCCTCGGCGAGGTCGAGATCGCGCTCAACCTGGAGACCCGAGGGCCGGCGCACTGCCAGGAGGTTCGCACCGAACTCCAGCGCGCCGGGTTCACCGTCGTCGGCTAGCGAGTGCCGAAGAGCTGCGTGCGCAACGCCAGCGCAGTTCGCTGGACACTGTGTCCAGTGGTCGGCCACGATGATCCGGCAACATGCGCAATCTGACCAGGAGGTCGCGGTGGACGCGCTCGACGCCAAGTTGTTGCTGCTGCTCACCGACGCGCCCCGGCTGAACGTGCTGGAGTGCGCGCGCCGGCTCGGCGTCGCCCGCGGCACGGTCCAGGCCCGCCTGGACCGGCTGACCGAGCAGGGCATCCTCGGCGGGTTCCCGCCCGAGCTGGACCTCGCCGCGATGGGCTACGGACTGACCGCGTTCGCCGTCCTGGAGATCGCCCAGGGCAGGCGCACGGCGGTGGCGGAGGCGCTGGCGGCGATCGAGCAGGTGTGCGAGGTGCACGCCACCACCGGGCAGGGCGACCTGTTCGTGCGCATGGTGGCGCGCGACCACGACGACCTGCAGCGCGTGATCGACGCGGTGGTCAGCGTGCCGGACGTGCGGCGCACCTCGACGTCACTGGCCCTGTCGACCCCGGTGCCGCCGCGGGTCCGGCCGCTGCTGGAACGGCTCGCCTACGAAACGAACTCCAGGTAGCGCTTGGCCGAGCGCTGCACGACCTCGTGGCCGTCCCGGCGCACCACCGCGTCCCACCACGCGCCGTAGATCGCCTCGAAGCGGTAGCCGGCGAGGATCTCCGCCGCGCGGCGCACGACGGCAGGCCGTTCCGGGATGAGGTTCGGGTAGCTGTACATGAAGGCCACGAACTCCCGGTCCGGGATGACCTGCACGATGTCGCCGGACAGCAGGGCGCCCTCACCGTGCTCGCCACCGGACCAGTGCAGCACGGTGCCGCCGGCGAAGTGCACGCCCAGGTTGATCAGGGTCAGCTCGTCGCTGATCCGCTTCGTGCGCCCGCTCCACAGCTCGATCCTCCCGTCCGGGCGGCCGATCCACTGCCGGTCGTGCTCGTGCAGGTAGACCGGCACGTCGAAGGCTCGGGCCCACTCCACGCACGTGGTGTAGTAGTGCGGGTGGCTGATCGCGATGCCGGTGATGCCGCCGCGGGCGGCGATCTCCCCGGCGATGGTGTCGTCCAGGTAGGCCGTGAGGTCCCAGAGGAAGTTGCCGCCCGCCGCCTCCACGAGCAGCGCCCGCTGGCCGATGGCGAACTTCGGGGTGCAGCCGATGCCGGTGATGCCCTCACCCTCCGGCCGCACGAGGGCCTCGTGTTCGGACCGGAGCGTGGCGAAGTCGGTCCACTGCTGGCCCGAGGGCGGGACGTACTGGCGCTCGTCCTCGCAGATCGGGCAGTCCTCCCGCGGCGCGGCGTACTGCATGCCGCAGGTCATGCAGATCGGGTTCATGCCGCCACGCTAGCCGCTCCGGCACGACGAGAGCGGCTGTTCCGAGCTGATTCTCCCAGCCGGAACAGCCGCTCTCGGAAGTCGTGGGCTCAGCCGGTGTAGGGCACGGCCTTGATCAGGGTGACCTTCTGCGTGCTGCCGTTGGGCAGCTCGTACTCACGCGACTCGCCCTCCTTGGCGCCCAGCAGGGCCTTGCCCAGCGGCGACTCCGGGGAGTACACGTCCAGGTCGCCCTCCGAGGCGCCCTCTTCACGGGTGGCGAGCAGGAACTTCTCCTCCTCGTCGTCACCGTCGTAGCGGACGGTGAGGACCTTGCCGGGACCGGCGACGCCGTCGTTCGCCGGGGCTTCGCCGACCTTGGCGGACCGCAGCAGCTCCTGGAGGTGCCGGATGCGCGCCTCCTGCTGGCCCTGCTCCTCACGGGCGGCGTGGTAGCCCCCGTTCTCCTTGAGGTCGCCTTCCTCGCGGCTGTCGTTGATCTTCGCAGCGATGACCGGACGATTCTCGATCAGCTCGTCGAGCTCGTGCTTGAGCCTGTCGTAGGCTTCCTGGGTCAGCCAGGTCACCTGGGTGTCGCTCACGGCCACCATCTCCTCGTCGTGCCTGCCGGACATGGGTGTTCATGCCGGCGGCCGCACTGCATCGAGTGCGGCTGGATAAAGGAAAAACACGGCCCGTCTGGGCCGTGCCGGTAGATCAGGGTACCACGGCAGGGCTGGTCAGCGCCGGTGCGCACGTCAAGAGCCGGGCATTCGGCGCCTCATTCACCCCGTTGGCCGCTAACTCCTTGACAAATACTCCGGTATGTCGTAGGAGCACCCGTACACGTCCGCGGTGACCGGCTGGTCGATGCTCCGCACCACCGCGTCGACGCGCGTGGCCCCCGGCGGGACGTAGACCTCGCGCCGCCCGCTCTCCGCGCCGCTGATGTCCCGCGTCCGCACGATGCACACGCCGGGCCGTCCCGGTTCGTCCCGCGTCACGTTGAGCGACACCGTCATCGCGTTGCCCGGCAGCTCCTGGAACGTGACCCGCTCCGCCGTGATCGGCGCGGCGCCCAGGTTCAGGTACCCGATCCACGCCACGGCGCCGCCCACGGCCACCGCCACCACGGCGTACGCCCACCGGCGCCAACGCCGGCTCGGCCGCTGGGGGCGCCCGTAGCGGCCTTCCGGCAGCGACGGGGGCGCGCTCGCGGTGCTCAAGCCGGGCCTCCGATCCAAACTGTCGTACCCCCGGGGACAATGGGGGCAACCGCAGTATCCCTCCGCGGTGGAATACGTATTCAGAAGGGGTCGTTGGACGCATGGTGGGTTCTGTCGAACTGGTGTCCGGGTCGGGATCGCGCCTGCGTCTCATGGCGGTGCACGCCCATCCCGACGACGAATCGAGCAAGGGTGCGGCCACGATGGCCCGCTACGTGGCCGAGGGTGCCGAGGTCATGGTCGTGACCTGCACCGGAGGCGAGGCGGGCAGCATCCTGAACCCGGCCATGGACCGGCCCGACGTGCTCGCCAACATGTCCGCCATCCGCCGCGAGGAGATGGCGAAGGCCGCGCAGATCCTCGGCGTGCAGCACCGCTGGCTGGGTTTCGTCGACTCCGGCCTGCCAGAAGGTGACCCGCTGCCGCCGCTGCCCGAGGGCTGCTTCGCGCTCACCCCGCTCGAGGAGCCGGTGCGCGAGCTGGTCAAGGTCATCCGCGAGTTCCGCCCGCACGTGGTGCTGACCTACGACGAGAACGGCGGCTACCCGCACCCCGACCACATCCGCTGCCACGAGGTCTCCGTCGCGGCCTTCGACGCTGCCGCCGAGCCGGACAACTTCCCGGAGGCGGGCGAGCCGTGGCAGCCGCTCAAGCTGTACTACATCCACGGGTTCTCCCGCGCGCGCATGGAGGCCTTCCACGAGGCGCTGGTCGAGGCGGGCATGGAGTCGCCGTACGCGGAGTGGCTCGGCAAGTGGGACCCGGACCGCGCCGACGTCATGGAGCGGGTCACCACCCGCGTCGAGTGCGCGGACTACTTCGAGGTCCGGGACGAGGCGCTGAAGGCCCACGCCACGCAGATCGACCCGGACAGCCGCTGGTTCTTCGTGCCGCTGGAGATGCAGCGCCGGGTGTGGCCGACCGAGGAGTACGAGCTGGTCCGGTCGCTCGTCGACAGCACGCTGCCCGAGGACGACCTGTTCGCGGGCATCCGTGAGAAGGTGAACACATGAGTCTCTTGTTGCCGGTGACGGCGCCGGTCGCCACGACCGCCCTCGTCCTCGCGCAGCAGCCGGGCAACGGCGACAACGGCGGCCAGGGCGAGGACTTTGGCAAGTCCTCGCCGCTGGGGTTCCTGATCCTCCTGCTGTTCCTCATCGCCGTCGCCCTGCTGGTGCGCTCGATGACCAAGCACCTCAAGCGGGTGCCGCCGACGTTCGACCCCGAGGAGCAGGCCGCCGCGGAGGCGAAGGCCGGCGAGCCGGGCGGTGAACCCGCTGCCGCGCGCGCTGGGGAGCCCGCCAAGCAGCCGGAGAAGAGCGAGAGCAGCTAGCGCGGCGATGCCGCGGAGGCCGTGACACCCTGGTGGCATGGCCAATCGACTCGCTGCCGCGACGAGCCCGTACCTGCTGCAGCACGCCCAGAACCCGGTCGACTGGTGGCCGTGGGGCGCCGAGGCGCTCGCCGAGGCCCGGCGCCGGGACGTGCCGATCCTGCTCTCGGTCGGCTACGCGGCGTGCCACTGGTGCCACGTCATGGCCCACGAGTCCTTCGAGGACGCCGAAACCGCGCGCCTGATGAACGAGCACTTCGTCAACATCAAGGTCGACCGCGAGGAGCGTCCCGACATCGATGCGGTCTACATGACCGCGACCCAGGCGATGACCGGTCAGGGCGGCTGGCCGATGACCTGTTTCCTCACCCCGGACGGCGAACCGTTCCACTGCGGTACCTACTACCCGCCGCAGCCGCGGCCCGGGATGCCGTCGTTCCAGCATCTCCTCGTCGCGGTGGCGCAGGCGTGGCAGGACCGGCGTGACGAGCTGCGCGAGGGCGCCGGGAAGATCGTCGAGCACCTCGCCGGGCAGCTCGGCCCGCTGCCGCCGGCCCCGGTCGACGCGGGCGCGCTGGACGGCGCGTTGCGGAGGCTGGCCGCGGAAGCCGACCGTGAGCGGGGCGGATTCGGTGGGGCGCCGAAGTTCCCGCCGTCGATGGTGCTGGAGTTCCTGCTGCGCCACCACGAACGCACCGGGTCCGCGGAAGCGCTGTCCCTCGCCGAGTCCAGTGCCGGGGCGATGGCGCGCGGCGGCATCCACGACCAGCTCGCCGGCGGGTTCGCCCGCTACTCCGTCGACGCGTCCTGGGTCGTGCCGCACTTCGAAAAGATGTTGTACGACAACGCGTTGCTCTTGCGCTGCTACGCGCACCTGGCCCGCCGCACCGGCTCCGCACGCGCTGCGACGGTGGCGCGGATGACCGGGGCCTTCCTGCTGGAGCGCCTGCGCACCACCGAGGGCGGGTTCGCCGCATCACTGGACGCCGACACGCTCGGCGAGGAGGGGCTGACCTACGTCTGGACGCCCGCGCAGCTGCGCGAGGTGCTGGGCGACGAGGACGGAGCCTGGGCGGCGGAGCTGTTCACGGTCACCGCATCGGGCACGTTCGAGCACGGCAGCTCGGTCCTCCAGCTGGTGCGCGACCCGGACGACCCCGCGCGCTTCGAGCGCGTGCGGGCCGCCTTGCTGGCCGCGCGGGACCAGCGACCGCAGCCGGGCCGGGACGACAAGGTGATCGCGGCCTGGAACGGGCTGGCGATCACCGCGTTGTGCGAGGCGGGTGTCGCGCTCGACGAGCCGGGCTGGGTGGCCGCGGCCGAGCGGGCCGCGTCCGCGGTGCTCGGCATCCACCTCCGTGACAACCGCCTGCGCCGCAGCTCCCGGGACGGCGTCGCCGGGGACGCGGCGGGGGTGCTGGAGGACTACGGCTGCCTCGCCGAGGGCCTGCTCGCCCTGCACCAGGCGACCGCCGAGCCACGCCGGCTCGCCGAGGCGGTGAACCTGCTGGACATCGCGCTGGAGCAGTTCGCCGTCGCGGGGTCCCCGGGTGCGTTCCACGACACCGCCGACGACGCCGAGGTCCTCGTGCACCGGCCCGCGGACCCGACCGACAACGCGAGCCCGTCCGGCGCCTCCGCGCTGACGAACGCGCTGGTCACCGCCTCGGTGCTGGTCGGAGGGGAACGCGCGGCACGGTATCGGGCGGCGGCCGAGGAGGCGGTCCGGCGGGCCGGGCAGCTGATCGCGAAGGCGCCGCGGTTCGCCGGGCACTGGCTGACCGCGGCGGAGGCGCTGCTGGCCGGGCCGGTCCAGGTCGCCATCGCGGGCCCGGACTCGACGGAACGCGACCTCCTGCGTGGGGTGGCTGCCCGGCGCGTGCACGGCGGCGCGGTCGTGGTGGCCGGGGAGCCGGACGCGGACGGGGTGCCGTTGCTCGCGGACCGGCCGATGGTCGATGGGAAGACCGCCGCCTACGTCTGCCGCGGCTATGTCTGCGACCGGCCGGTGACCAGCCCGGACGACCTGGTCGCCGCCTTGTCCGCCGGCAGTGAACACCGGTCCTGACTGCGCGCTACACGAGTAGCGTCAATAGCGATGTAATCAAGTAATCATCGCTGGAGGCGAGACCGATGCGGACGCACGCGCAGTGGGGTCGGGGCTGGAAGGGCCGTGGGCAGGCCGAGGTGCCGCCCGCGGACGACGCGGCGGGCTGGTTCGCCGGCCGGTTGCCCGACGGCTGGTTCACCGGCACCCCGGACATCACCGTCGACCGCGAGGAGATCCTGGTCGTCGGCGAGCTGCCGGCCCTGACCGAGGAGTTCGCCGACGACGCCGCACGCGCCGCGGCAGAGGCCGGCCGCATCAGCCGGTTCCGCGAGGAGACCCGCGAGCAGCGCATCGAGATCGCGCGGCAGGCCGAACACCGGTACCAGCGCAAGGTGTCGTGGGGCGCGCGCCTGGGCGGCAGCGAGGAGTTGTTCACCACACAGTCCGTGCCGGTGATGACGCGGCTGCGGCAGCCCGAGCGGCTGGTGCTCGACACCTTGGTCGACGCCGGGGTGGCGCGGTCCCGCTCGGACGCGCTGGCCTGGGCCGTTCGCCTGGTCGGGCAGCACGCCGAACAGTGGCTGGGTGAGCTGCGCGAGGCCATGTCGAAGGTGGACGAACTGCGCCGCGAGGGACCGGATCTGGGCTGAGCTCACCCTGCGGGATCGCGGAAGTTACGCCAGAGTAGGAACATGAACCCCGATGCGTTGACCGCGGTACTGGATGGACAGTGGGCCCAGCTGCGCCGGGAGATTCGCGCGCAGTTCGCGGACTACGACCACGACGAGCCCCACGACCTGAGCACGGAGGAGTACCGGGCCTGGGTGCTGGAGCGCCTGCGTGAGCTGGCGAAGAGCGGCTGGCACCGGCTCGGTTTCTCCACCGAGTACGGCGGGGGCGGGGACATCGGCGGCTCGGTCGTGTCGTTCGAGATGCTCGGTTACGGCGACCTGTCGCTGATGGTGAAGTCCGGGGTGCAGTGGGGCCTGTTCGGCGGCGCGATCCAGCTGCTCGGCACCGCGCACCACCACGAGCGCTACCTCGCCCGGATCATGGACCTGGACCTGCTCGGCTGCTTCGCGATGACCGAGACCGGGCACGGCTCCGACGTGCAGCACCTGCGCACCACGGCGACCTACGACCCGGCGACCCGGGAGTTCGTCATCGACACCCCCGACGAGCAGGCGCGCAAGGACTACATCGGCAACGCCGCCCGGCACGGCCGCATGGCGGTGGTGTTCGCGCAGCTCGTCACGGGTGGGGAAAGCCGCGGCGTGCACGCGTTCGTGGTGCCGATCCGCGACGAGGCCGGCGCCCCGCTGGCTGGCGTGGAAATCGGCGACGACGGCCGCAAGGCAGGGCTCAACGGCGTCGACAACGGGCGCCTGACGTTCCACTCCGTGCGGGTGCCGCGCGACGCGCTGCTCAACCGCTACGGGGATGTGACCGAGGACGGGACCTACACGAGCCCGATCGACAGCGACAACCGCCGGTTCTTCACGATGCTGGGCACGCTGATCCGCGGCCGGGTCAGCGTGGCCGGCGGTGCGATCCACGCCACGGAGCGGGCGCTCGCGATCGCGACCCGCTACGCGGAGCAGCGCCGCCAGTTCGCCCGGCCCGACGGCTCCGGCGAGGTCGTGCTGCTGGATTACCGGGCGCACCAGCGGAAACTGCTGCCCGCCATCGCGCGGACCTACGCGCTGCACTTCGCGCACGAGGAGCTGACCCGTGCGCTGCACGACCTCCAGAGCTCCGCCGAGGCCGGGGAACGCGCGCAACGGGAGCTGGAATCGCGTGCGGCCGGGATCAAGGCGGTCGCCACCTGGCACGCGACCCGGACCATCCAGATCGCGCGGGAAGCGTGTGGCGGCGCGGGATACCTGGCGGAGAACCTGCTCCCGGCGCTCAAGGCCGACACCGACGTGTTCACCACGTTCGAGGGCGACAACACGGTACTGCTGCAACTGGTCGCGAAGGGACTGCTGACCAGCTACCGCGACCACTTCGCCGATCTGAGCCCGCTCGCCACCGCCCGGCTGGTCGCCGAGCAGTTCGTCGGCGCGGTGATCGAGCGGACCGCGGCGCGCAAGGTGATCGAGCGGCTCGTGGACGCCGCACCCGGCCGGGACGACGACGGCGTGCTGTTCGACCGCGGCTGGCAGCTGAAGCTGTTCGAGGACCGCGAACAGCACGTGCTGGAGGGCTGCGCGCGGCGGCTGCGCCGGGCCGCGGAGGCGGACCCGTTCGAGGTGTTCAACGACGCGCAGGACCACGTGCTGCGCGCGGCGCGGGTGCACGTCGACCGGGTCGTGCTGGAGGCGTTCGTCGCGGCCATCGACCGGTGCGCGGACGAGGAGGCGCGTGCGCTGCTGAACCGGCTGTGCGACCTGTACGTGCTGTCGAACGTCGAAGAGGACCGCGCCTGGTTCCTCGAACACGGCCGGCTCACCTCGCCGCGGTCCAAGGCCGTGGTCGCCGCGGTGAACGACCTGTGCGCGGAGCTGCGCCCGCACGCGCGGCTGCTGGTGGACGGTTTCGCGGTGCCGGAACCGTTCCTGCGGCCCGCGATGCTGCGTTGAGCGGGCCTCGCGAGGGGCTTGATCAGCCGATCGGTGGTGCCAGGTATTCCAGCGCGTAACCCTCACCGGAGGGGGTTACGCGCGCGATGCCGGGCGAGTCGAGGTGGGCGCCGGCTACGAAGTGGTGTGGTTGGGTCAGTTGTTCGAGGAGTGTCCCCCGCGCGGCGCGCGCCTGGGACTGGTTGCCGTCGAGCTCCCAGGAAACGTTCGGCTGATCGAATTGGAGCGTGGGAACGTGCACGGTGTCGCCCCAGGCGAGAAGGTGGCCGGCGCCGCTGCTGACCTCGTAGACCGTGTGACCGGGGGTATGGCCCGGCGTCGGGATCGCGGTGGTCCAGTCGTTGATCGCGGCATTCTCCGACACGGGAACGACCCGGTCGCGGAACGACTCGAGCCGTCCCGTGAACACCGAGGTGTCGGCCGCGCCGATCCACACGCGTTCGAGTTCGGGGAACGCCTCTGAACCGTCGGGCGCGATCAGGCCGCTCACGTGGTCTACGTGCCGGTGGGTGATGGCCACATCGGTGACCTGTGCGCGGTCGATCTCCGCTTCCTCGAGCGCGTCGTAGATCAATCCCATCGTCGGGTCGTGCCACGCGTTGGACGCACCGGTGTCGATGAGAACCGACCGCGTGCCGTCGGTGACGAAGAAGGCGTTGACCGACAGCCGCAAGTTGTCGCCGGCCAGCGGGACGGCGGCCGGCAGCTCATCGAGGGCGCGTCCATTCTCATCGCGGAGCCGCGTCGGCGCCATGTCGATGTACCCATCTCGCAACGAGATCACCTGCAGATCGCCGAATTCGAACCTCGCGTGGTGCCGGCCACTCGAAACCAAGCGCATGGAACACTCCCAGAATGTCTTCGATAGAAGAACTGCTCTCCTTTAGGAGAGACCATACACTGCTGGGAGCGAGGTAGCCATCGATCAAGGAGCACGATGGTCGAGCAAGACGGATACGCAGCCGGGCCACAGCGCCGTGACGACCTGGCGGGCGCGTTCGGCGCGAACGTGCGGCGACGCCGCGAGGAGGCGGGCCTGACGCTGGATCAGCTGTCCACGCGGTCATCGGTCAGCCGGGCGATGCTGTCCAAGGTCGAACGCGGCGAGAAGAGCCCGACGATCGGTGTCGCCTCCAGGATCGCCCACGCGCTCAACGTGTCGCTCTCGGACCTGATCGATGCGCCCGCTGCGGCCGCGTCCGGTGTGGCCGTGGTCATGCGCGTGAACGAACGCCCCGTTTTCCGTGACCCGGAAACCGGCTTCGAGCGGCACATCGTTTCG
The sequence above is a segment of the Amycolatopsis viridis genome. Coding sequences within it:
- a CDS encoding thioredoxin domain-containing protein; translated protein: MANRLAAATSPYLLQHAQNPVDWWPWGAEALAEARRRDVPILLSVGYAACHWCHVMAHESFEDAETARLMNEHFVNIKVDREERPDIDAVYMTATQAMTGQGGWPMTCFLTPDGEPFHCGTYYPPQPRPGMPSFQHLLVAVAQAWQDRRDELREGAGKIVEHLAGQLGPLPPAPVDAGALDGALRRLAAEADRERGGFGGAPKFPPSMVLEFLLRHHERTGSAEALSLAESSAGAMARGGIHDQLAGGFARYSVDASWVVPHFEKMLYDNALLLRCYAHLARRTGSARAATVARMTGAFLLERLRTTEGGFAASLDADTLGEEGLTYVWTPAQLREVLGDEDGAWAAELFTVTASGTFEHGSSVLQLVRDPDDPARFERVRAALLAARDQRPQPGRDDKVIAAWNGLAITALCEAGVALDEPGWVAAAERAASAVLGIHLRDNRLRRSSRDGVAGDAAGVLEDYGCLAEGLLALHQATAEPRRLAEAVNLLDIALEQFAVAGSPGAFHDTADDAEVLVHRPADPTDNASPSGASALTNALVTASVLVGGERAARYRAAAEEAVRRAGQLIAKAPRFAGHWLTAAEALLAGPVQVAIAGPDSTERDLLRGVAARRVHGGAVVVAGEPDADGVPLLADRPMVDGKTAAYVCRGYVCDRPVTSPDDLVAALSAGSEHRS
- a CDS encoding acyl-CoA dehydrogenase family protein, giving the protein MNPDALTAVLDGQWAQLRREIRAQFADYDHDEPHDLSTEEYRAWVLERLRELAKSGWHRLGFSTEYGGGGDIGGSVVSFEMLGYGDLSLMVKSGVQWGLFGGAIQLLGTAHHHERYLARIMDLDLLGCFAMTETGHGSDVQHLRTTATYDPATREFVIDTPDEQARKDYIGNAARHGRMAVVFAQLVTGGESRGVHAFVVPIRDEAGAPLAGVEIGDDGRKAGLNGVDNGRLTFHSVRVPRDALLNRYGDVTEDGTYTSPIDSDNRRFFTMLGTLIRGRVSVAGGAIHATERALAIATRYAEQRRQFARPDGSGEVVLLDYRAHQRKLLPAIARTYALHFAHEELTRALHDLQSSAEAGERAQRELESRAAGIKAVATWHATRTIQIAREACGGAGYLAENLLPALKADTDVFTTFEGDNTVLLQLVAKGLLTSYRDHFADLSPLATARLVAEQFVGAVIERTAARKVIERLVDAAPGRDDDGVLFDRGWQLKLFEDREQHVLEGCARRLRRAAEADPFEVFNDAQDHVLRAARVHVDRVVLEAFVAAIDRCADEEARALLNRLCDLYVLSNVEEDRAWFLEHGRLTSPRSKAVVAAVNDLCAELRPHARLLVDGFAVPEPFLRPAMLR
- a CDS encoding MBL fold metallo-hydrolase codes for the protein MRLVSSGRHHARFEFGDLQVISLRDGYIDMAPTRLRDENGRALDELPAAVPLAGDNLRLSVNAFFVTDGTRSVLIDTGASNAWHDPTMGLIYDALEEAEIDRAQVTDVAITHRHVDHVSGLIAPDGSEAFPELERVWIGAADTSVFTGRLESFRDRVVPVSENAAINDWTTAIPTPGHTPGHTVYEVSSGAGHLLAWGDTVHVPTLQFDQPNVSWELDGNQSQARAARGTLLEQLTQPHHFVAGAHLDSPGIARVTPSGEGYALEYLAPPIG
- a CDS encoding helix-turn-helix domain-containing protein; translation: MVEQDGYAAGPQRRDDLAGAFGANVRRRREEAGLTLDQLSTRSSVSRAMLSKVERGEKSPTIGVASRIAHALNVSLSDLIDAPAAAASGVAVVMRVNERPVFRDPETGFERHIVSAAPGAGGAEVVFHHLPAQVSTGLLPAYPPGTEKQLVVLDGTLTVALGGISETLNAGDSLFFQADADHGFANRTGEPCEYIMVISRRT